Below is a window of Conger conger chromosome 16, fConCon1.1, whole genome shotgun sequence DNA.
GGCTGAGTAGAGTAGGCATTGTAAAGAGAGAGATGTGATCTGTCTGGTCATCCCTGTTCTATCCCTCAGGTTTAGAGATGGACTCAAGCCAGAGTACAAAGACAGTGGGAACTGTAGCAGCACTGAGCTTGCAGTCACTAAGGCATCGCTCTGTCAttcgatgcagttgcacaccatgGCCTGGGGATCACACTCCGGTCCTGCCAGATCCAAGTATGGCGGGCCCATGAGGGAGAGGCATAATTGGGCCGCTGCTCCGAGGGTGTGGGGAGCGACTCGGCAGGGAGGTTTGGAGGCGTGTTGGTATGGTCAGGAGAAGGCCACAAAACAGAGGAAGAGCCAGAAGAGGCACATGGTCTCCCGTGAAATGAGGGCCACCATTGTGGACCATGTGATCAACCATAGTTTTACAATGCCAGAGGGCTGGTTGATGATGTGGGCCGGTCGGTGTCTTCAATTATACAAACATTCAGAAGAGAAAACAGgcgctcattctgcatgctattTCAATGCATGTTTGACGTTcataaagaaaacacaaactgtGATGTATTGGTGATTTACAACTGATTCTCCtgcattgttgtgttttctgtttactgtattGCACTCTGTCACCGTGAGATTGATTCTCAACAAGTGAGATTGTTGTCCAGTCTCTTACCGAGGTGTTTTacatatttcagtgtgaaaaattgTACTGAAGAAAGAGAGACTAATTTTAAGTTACTGGAACAAATGCTCTTCGAAAGACAATGTTCCCTGTCAAAAAGACAGTTTCTCTAACCATTTTGACTGTCTTGATTTCAAACAATGATAAAGGGACTTTTCACTTTGATCACACTGAGTCATTGAAACAATGAGTTAAAGATTTCGAGTGAGGGATGCATTTTTGGTGGAGAACCATAACATTTCACTGTATGCATGAAATGTTTTGGCAAATGCTCCTATAaatgttgtgggaaatgtgCCAACGCGATTGAGAAAAActttaaaggaaaaaaacaattaacattGGCTACAGCTAAAGGCATTCAATTAGCAGCAATGTAATTAATTTTCTCCCTGGCCCTGCATTGATTACAGTGCCTGCCAATCACCTTGCAGGACCTTCACATGGCAGAGATGCAGCTCGCTTGAAGCTAGCACACTCCAGTGGTTACcagaggtattgcagtttaCTAAGCCTAAATCTCCCCATTGACATTAATTCAAACTATGACTTTACCCTGGCAAATTTATGCTATTTTGGACAGTATGTTTAAATTGTAAAATTTCTTTGCACTGAACAAATTGCTCTCTAATGTCTCTTTTTTTTATGAGCCGCACAGAAGGTATACAAATGTTTAATTCCTATTCACTCCTTCCTGTTGTGGTATGCAGTGTGCATGATCTGGTGCCCGTAGGAATCCATGAAAATGATAAGTGGAAGCTGTCTCCAGGACTTGTATATCTCAATGGACACTCCTCACTGTTTAACTCTGGGGAGTATACTACAACATACCCAAGGTTTCTTAGCATTAGCTGGGTTCGCAAAACCAACAACTGCAACCAGCCTGAACCGGTATCACAAAAGTTTTCGATCAAATGGCTAAGTGATGACAAGCTTTGTTAATTAAGCTTTCCCCATAAAAGTGGCAGTATCAGCAGAAATTAGCCAAGCCTACAACAGTACTGATCACTGATATGGAAAGATTTAATGACAGACACAAAGACCAtcaaacaattataataatttttaaaaaaggcaacTAGTGTAAATTTGTTAGTTAATCccaacagtgggctccagaattattgacacccttgatgaaaagaagaatctttattattatttatgttttcattaaataatgacacatttctgaaaaccataggtgccaaaattattggcacccctggtttaatacccTCTGCAAACACCACTGCTGAACATGACAGCCATGAGACTTCTCCTATATTTTCTGATATGgttagaaaacacatttggatggattttttaCAATTCCAccagaaataaaatcattgatatcctttggTTTATGCTTATCCTTTCTTCAGTTCAGATCACAGGTTTTTAATAGGATTTAAGTCCGGAGACTGAGATTGCTATttcagaacatggatgttgttttttcttcaccatttctgtgtggattttgacaTATGTttagagtcattgtcctgcagtcaatctacctacgaccatGCCCCAGCTTctaaccagattttctgccaaaatgtcttggtactttgttgaattcattttgccatCTGAAATAGTGCCCCCTGACAACTAGCAACAGACAATACCCAAAATGTGAATGATCCAGCTCTATATTTGACAGTATCAGTGCAGTATAAGGTGATTCTCAacatgtttggttttgtttattgtgttcagtaagggctgtctatGTGCCAGCCTTCCATGGTgatgtacccattaccagacttgtgacagtcaattaccatctgtctcttccaAATGGACAGTTTGGCTTTGGCTGAAATGCCAAAAGCATGACAAAGgcattttgcatgtttgttcaCCACTAGTGAAACATGAAGTGATGGAGTGACACAATAAGGTTCCCGaacttatttacaataattgtgacGGTTCCCAATAATTTTGCCACCTATAGGTTcagaaaggaaggaaggaaagcTTCTTCCCTTCTGCTGGCTCTCCAGGGTGAGGGGCTGGTGTGAGTCACTCGTGTGCCTGTGCTGGCCTCTCTTCCCAGGGCACTGTGAGCTCCATGAGCTGTTTCACGCCTCTCGACCAGACCATGTCTGGACTGAGGCTTGTGTTGGTCATTTCCTCCACACATTTTAGTTACCTCTTGAGATCCACCAGCATCTCCCAGTCAGCTGCTGTGTAGAGCTCTTCAAAGTTTTTGGTGCACTCTCCCTTGTTCTGAGAAACTTACTGAATACAGAGATTATTAAACCATCTGGATTACTTTTTCAACAAACCGTACCTGTCCCACTACTTCAGCCAATGCACCTATTTTAAAGATCTTTGAGTCAATCCAACACTGCCAACAAGCTCCCTGTATCTCTGTGACCTCATTCTCTATAGTGGGTGTGGCCAAATAGAAACTGACTGACCATGTTCCTGACTGAGTGAGTCATATGCTCACTCAAATGTGTCAGTGATTCTGGAGTCCCAGAAGCACCCCTGGTTGTTTCAGTTTGTCTCATGTACAGGAGCATTTATCACCATATCCAGCAGAGGGTGGCAGTGAGCTGCATACTAAGAACAGCCTTCCCTGTCCTGTGATGTCTATACATTTTAGATCTGCTGTTGACACAGTTATTTTTTTTGACAACAAAGaaacaatataattttgttCCAAAACCCTGCTGGAGCTCCCCTCCTCACTGCCTACCGCTGTGGGTCCTCCAGAGGGCTGCTTGGCACTCCTGTTTTGCCCTCTTTCCCTGCTATACTTAAACAGTACTCTCCTTCTCTTGAGCCCTCCACCTAATTTAAACATGAGGATATCAAATGTAAGTTTCTTTCACCATAGAAAACCCCTGTAGACAGTGGCTTAGTGAATTAAGTTTTTATTGAAGATTTTTCATAAAGAATCAGAAATAACttgcacaaaaaatatataggaTACATGTTTTTTGAATTGTAATGATTCATTTAAAGGCAGTTCCATTTTGTAGTGAAATCAGCTTCTTACAGTAAAGACAATAACCCCTCCCATTCTGGCCAGCCAACCCCACATTGGTACAAAGACACGTGAACATAAACTACAGAATGACTTTCTGTCAACAGAGTAATTATTACAAAGCGTTATAAGTCTTGTGTGGAAGAAgcagaaataaaagcattttccaCACCCACATATTTCCTGTCTTATTCCAGCTTTATCTCTGTTCAGTTTCCAATCCATTATTTTGATCTTTTTCTCCATGTCAGGATGGAGGACTGAACTGAAGGCCTCTTGCAGTCAACTGGGTTAATGAGTGTTCAGAATTCAgctcacatttttattaaacgGACAGTGCAGGTAATCCTTTTGACAGAAAAAGATGTTCCATCTGTTTTTCACGATTTAATCATATTATAATCCCCATAATGTACAATTTCCCAATTTACAATTTTGCTCagaactgtgtaaaatgtgctcctctgaccccagtgtggtagaggtgtagaggtgtgtaaaatgtgctccTCTGACCCCAGTGTGGTAGAGGTGTagaactgtgtaaaatgtgctccTCTGACCCCAGTGTGGTAGAGGTGTAGAGGTGTGCCCCTCATCAGACCCTCAACTTTCatcttttatgttttatttacttctcctccctttctccctgcagtgtttttctctcactctggttACAGCTGGTCTCATCAaagatcacacagttttacagaacTTCCCAAACTAACCCAGtacccaggatagaggggctgagtgaatgtggtctggactctgtgcaggagggatattgtgtcagagacgctgtagaaggacagagttcctgccctgtgatccaggtacactcctattctggaggaggagggggggacagGGATATCAGTGCTAACTTTATTGTGCCTGAAAAAGTAACTGGAGAGAGCGCGGTAAAAACTCCAGGACAGGTTATTATTTCCCAGACCACACTGATGACCCTGTCCTTCTTTCCTGCTGATGTGTTTATATGACATGGCTAAACAAACCCAatccccactccactcagtctcccagtaacagcgtccagacagaccctctctgcacagGACTTGTGCCGTGccatcaaatctctctggatgatcaggatatgactggatcCCTCTCACATGGGTCACCACTCTGTTCCCCTCTGACAGACGCAGGTTTTTAtacgctgtgttggggtccagtgtgagctgacaggaatcTGATAGAGGAGAAAGTTTAGATTTAATATGAGGACAGGTAAGGTCTGTCTATAAGTCATTATTTTCTCCATACTATCAGTGTacagcattcattcattcattatcctaacccgcttagcCTGAaaagggtcacaggggggctggagcctatcccagcatacattgggcgaaaggcaggaatacaccctggacaggtcaccagtccatcacggggcacacacaccattcactcacacctctgggcaatttagactctccaatcagtctaacctgcatgtctttggactgtgggaggaaaccagagtacccggaggaaacccacacaaacacggggagaacatgcaaactccacacagagaggccccggccaacagggattcgaacccaggacctccttgctgtgaggcagcagtgctacccactgcaccatccgtgccgccaagtGTACAgcatgatttaatttattttccatctccacatgtgtgtacagtatgcatgtgtgttcatgATTGTTTCAGAGGACATACACAATGATGGAATAGGAGAAGTTATGATAAATATTTTGTAATGAAAATACTTGTTTTAGGGTACATTTCAAGTGTAATACCTTATTAaatagacagtgtgtgtgtgtgagtgtgtgagtgtgtgtgtgtgtgtgtgtgtgtgtgtgtgtgagtgtgtgagtgtgtgtgtgtgtgagtttgtgagtgtgtgtgtgtgtgtgtgtgtgtgtgtttctgtgtgtcagctcagagtttcagagtgagcactcacactgtaagaaatcctctctggtcctgggctcTACAGTAGGGACGTttttcactgcagagacagagtgagagaaaaatgcACTTCATTGGTTTTGTGTGGAATGAAAGCTGgttaaaatacagtactgtgcaacagtctaaggcacctgtataacactgtccagataagattctttcaaaataattcaatgaacggtcctaaataaacgtactatacattttacattacatttcagtaatttggcagaatagttaaaaactgaatcaaatcaatattttttgcgaccacccttcggcgttaaaactgcatcacttctctgagatagccaacactgtcctgcagttctataagacaatcagcagggaggttgttccaagcatgttggagaacttctgttcttctgcaggctttggttggctccttgcttctgatctcagttTTTaggtaaaaagtagtcaattgcttacagtaacatgttacttttttaaattaaatactaaaatgtctctgtaaaatgaaatcttttggaaaataaatatttggaaatctcaaatgtgttcttttatactagcacacagaaaaaaagaaaagaaaaaaaaagtcttggGTGCCTAaggcttctgcacagtactgtatattttgctcATTAAAGTTTTTTCAACCTGATTGAGAAACTTTGACCAGTTCCCCCTTGCAGATATCCTCCAGTCGCTCTTTcagttcagagacagatttcctcacagcctcaaaagacacatgtggactgacagtgatgctgggtaagtctgcaggtccaggaggggcacagagagactgacagctctacagacagacagacagacagacagacagacagagaacagtctCATTACATATTGCTGTGCAGATACCAGGAGCTGATCTTTGTAAATTAGGAACACACATCACCAAGCATGTACAATGTAcatagtgcagactgtcagagagccagtgatgttacctggaggaaatgtatgtggtcctctgtgtgtgaaagctgctccagctcagcatctctcctcctcagctcagcaatctcctgctccagtcgctccaggagtccttcagcccgactgacttcagccttctcctgatctctgatcagctctttcacctcagagcaccttctctcaatggagcggatcatctcagAAAAGATCCTCTCATTGTCGTCCACTGCAGcctgtgcagagcgctgttaggagacacagagagagaagaccTGTACATTTTAACTATGCCTTACACTCAGCCCTTATAGGGACCCCAGAGAGCttgttccccacagtgtggctcagtgagATTgggccccacagggctggaacatggcccaacactgggctcctcattgactgactggaggagagccctgactgagctcCAACATAGTCAGCTGTGGtgttctcctctggtcagtacccaccttgagtgactgcacagcctgcctcagatcctgcagctccttctctctctcctggattctctgctggaacTTACTCTGTGTtacccccagctgcttctgtggacacattatttttatgtaacatgtTAACAAggtacagtatatcctgtttTCAACTACATCATCATATTCCAAATTAAACAGGACTATGACATGTTTCAAAAGCTCATTGATGCGGGGGGCgccgtggctcaggcagtaagagcagtcatctggcagtcggagggttgccggttcgatcccccgcctgggctgtgtcaaagtgtccctgagcaagacacctaaccccccaaatgctcctgactatctgttcggcgccttgcatggcagtcaatcgccgtcagtgtgtgagtgtgtgtatgaatgggtggatgagaagcatcaattttacagcgctttggataaaggcatgatattaattccaaccatttaccatttactgtgtGTAGCATTGCCTTTACCACACCAACAAGTTATCGTGTTTGAATCCTAGATGATGGCCTTTCTGTTTTTAGTTCTCTTTTTGCCCAAATGGATTTCCTCTTTGTACtctgtttttcccccacagtccaaagacatggagGTTAGGCTAACAGGAGAGTCTAAACTACATTAGGtagataaagaaaaataaatccagtctgtctctctcactctctcactcactcttgtAGCTGAGGGGTGCATTGCATCAATGCCACTGTGTCCTTGTTTGTAGAATCTGATCTTCGGTCCATagtgtttacattacatgtcctgCATGTGACCTGTGTGCTTATATGTCCCTGCGGCTTGTATGGTGCTGAAGTGCACAGAGTACAGATACCAACATGGAGCCCAGTGAAGTTACAGTTACGTTCAGTTTTTTATAAGTCCTGTGTGTCAAATAACTCTGCAACAGTAAGGGTTCACATTGCCcaccttgtgggttggaggagagtgttgcagggagaggccgaaggagtggattagtggtaggaaggcagcagcctgggaggcttcaaggtggatgttgaagtctccaaggagaatcagtggggtgccatcctcagggaaggagctgacaACTTTCACTTACTTTACCTTAGGCTCTataatgagatgtttctcatagatttttcatatttatgaaaaatattttaaaaaggcttGTAATTTTGGAAACAATGTGAAGGCGACAACCAAAGTGGCAAACTATTCCTATTACAATGATTGTGTGTTTATCTGAACTATTGGTCTCAATTTCACATTCTCAACCCCAGACATAAGAGGTCAAAAGATCTTAACATTATAGGAGTGTCAATGTTTAATATTTCACTCTTGTGTTTTCTTCAGGGTCAAAATTGACCCGCCaatatgatcttttttcaactttaaatttgatgatgcagtttgtgatgagttacaggctttttcttcattcaaaatagatttggggttttaaattcaattttgtgGCTTTATTTTAGGAGTTGAGTGAAGGTGGATCATTTTGTACCCTTAAGACAAGGGGTGCATCGAGAATGTTGAGACTGCACAAGggttaaatgtaatatttactgCTCGCCCAGTTGAGAGAAGGCTTTGGATGCACAGCTGGAATCAGGAGTGTTGGAACTGTGTTGTGCACTCTTTCAGTGACTCCTATTGGTGGGACATTTTTAggatatccagagcgacgtacaattgattagactaagcaggagacaatatcCCCTGGGAGTAATGTGGAGtgaagggccttgatcaagggcccaacagctgtgcggatcttattgtggctacaccagggatcgaaccaccgaccttgcatgtcccagtcgtgtaccttaaccactatgctacaggccacctttGCTTCCTGTTTACTGCTTTATTGCTGTGTACTTCAAACCTGTAATATGTAAACATTCAACATATTCCATGAAATACAATTGATAAGTATGCAGGTTGTCACTCCAATCACTGTAATTATGTGTCAGAGCTCCAGTCCCTacctgtttctctgtccattctgctgcagctgagactgtatcatggcctctgtgttcatccatcgtacacagcagacagatacactgctgatcggtACGACAGTAAATCTCTAACAGTTTGTCATGATAAGtgcagatcttctcctgcaggtttccagtggctttgaccagtttgtgcttcttaaaggcaggagattcatagtgaggctggaggtgagtttcacagaaagaggccagacacaccagacaggatTTAACGGCTAtgtgctttctcccagtgcagaaatcacacaccacatctccaggtccagcatagcagtgagcaggaggaacagcttggagtcctgtcttcttcagtttctccaccacgTCAGCCAGTATGGTGTTTTTTCTCAAAACAGGCCTTGGGAAGAAAgtctctctgcactggggacagctgaagacaccagtatgatcatcCTGATCCCAGTAGTCCTTAATACAGCCCaaacagtaactgtgtccacagggaatagcCACCGGATTcttcagtagatccagacagattgaacagctgaactggtctTGATCCACTGAGATACTGGCCTCAGCCATTCTGCCTCTCAcacggacagagacagagttgagtttctgtttctctgaaactgcgtgACAGAGAAAGGGGGAATTACTTCCTGGTTCTGCGCACAGCTACAGGAGGTGTGGTGTTGGTCTGAGGCCAGGCTGAGCAGTGAGTGTAGAGAGAGCAGATTTTCAGTAAGTCATcaaacacacaatctctctaGTGGGGTAAAGTTAGTTTTGTGTTTGATTTTCGATTTTCAGACTTCAATAGCCCTTCAATGAAACGGGCCACAGtgctcaaaatattttttttcgtaatcagaggagctcagagaacacagcacaacactttGTTTGATCTTTTATTGCACATTTAagattacaaaacatttttgtcaacagcaaaaaaaggtggttgtcaaataaaaatgttgagagCTTTCTAACCACAGCGCTCAGAGTGCTGAAATAATATCTTGGTGATCCGAAGGACATGAAAATCCGGGCAGAACTCCTGGATCCACGAAGGTATGtacattattatgttattatttcaaTACCTTCGAGGACACATGATCTATTAACTCCAGACCAATGCAGCTCCATATTCATTCTACTATCAATCCTTAAAATTGATATTATTTTCAATggaaaaattatgttttctttttaaatagcttccaggtcacatgacccacgGACTCATGGATCCTTCAATAGATCCAGACAAATTGGACAGCACAACTGGGCTTGATCCATAAGACCTGCAGCCTGTGACATTTCACTGCTCAAATGGACAGAGTTTAGTTTCAGTACAGAATGGTGTATAGTTTCTCTAAATCTTTTTGAGGAAGAAGGGAAGATGTTTCTGGTTCTGCGCAGGCCCGCCTAGATACTAACCTCATTTTAatccacacacagggacagggactgagtttagtttagtttctcTGAAACAgcatgacagagagagtgagagtgacttCCTGGATGTGCCAACAGTTGCAGGAGGTGTAGTGAGCAGAGGCTGAGCAGAGTAGAGTCAAGCCCTGATACAACAGAACTTTTTACTGTGCACACTGACAGAGACAGCGTTTAGTTTAGTTTCTCTGAAATGGCATGGTAGAGAGAGTGGCTTCCTGCCAACAGTTCCAGAAGGTGTGGTGAGCAGAGGCTGAGCAGAGTAGGCATTGTAAAGAGAGAGATGTGATCTGTCTGGTCATCCCTGTTCTATCCCTCAGGTTTAGTGATGGACTCAAGCCAGAGTACAAAGACAGTGGGAACTGTAGCAGCACTGAGCTTGCAGTCACTAAGGCATCGCTCTGTCTttcgatgcagttgcacaccatgGCCTGGGGATCACACTCCGGTCCTGCCAGATCCAAGTATGGCGGGCCCATGAGGGAGAGGCATAATTGGGCCGCTGCTCCGAGGGTGTGGGGAGCGACTCGGAGGGGAGGTTTGGAGGCGTGGCCACAAAACAGAGGAAGAGCCAGAAGAGGCACATGGTCTCCCTTGAAATGAGGGCCACCATTGTGGACCATGTGTTCAACCATGGTTTTACAATGGCAGAGGGCTGGTTTATGATGTGGGCCGGTTGGTGTCTTCAATTATACAAACATTCAGAAGAGAAAACAGGCGCTCATTCTTCATgctatttcagtttacagtCAATGCATGTTTGACATTcataaagaaaacacaaactgtGATGTATTGGTGATTTACAACTGattcccctgcattgttgtgttttctgtttactaTATTGTACTCAGTTACTGTAAAATTGATTCTCAGCAAGTGAGATTTTTGTCCAGTCTCTTACAAGTGGTGTTTTACATATTTCAGTCTTAAATATTGTACTGAAGAAAGAGAGACTAATTTGAAGTCACTGTAACAAAAGCTCTTCCAAAGAAAATGTTCCCTGTCAAAATGACAGTTTCTCTAACCATTTTGACTGTCTTGATTTCAAACAATGATAAAGGgacttttcattttgatgacACT
It encodes the following:
- the LOC133114337 gene encoding tripartite motif-containing protein 16-like; its protein translation is MAEASISVDQDQFSCSICLDLLKNPVAIPCGHSYCLGCIKDYWDQDDHTGVFSCPQCRETFFPRPVLRKNTILADVVEKLKKTGLQAVPPAHCYAGPGDVVCDFCTGRKHIAVKSCLVCLASFCETHLQPHYESPAFKKHKLVKATGNLQEKICTYHDKLLEIYCRTDQQCICLLCTMDEHRGHDTVSAAAEWTEKQKQLGVTQSKFQQRIQEREKELQDLRQAVQSLKRSAQAAVDDNERIFSEMIRSIERRCSEVKELIRDQEKAEVSRAEGLLERLEQEIAELRRRDAELEQLSHTEDHIHFLQSCQSLCAPPGPADLPSITVSPHVSFEAVRKSVSELKERLEDICKGELVKVSQSVKNVPTVEPRTREDFLQYSCQLTLDPNTAYKNLRLSEGNRVVTHVRGIQSYPDHPERFDGTAQVLCREGLSGRCYWETEWSGDWVCLAMSYKHISRKEGQGHQCGLGNNNLSWSFYRALSSYFFRHNKVSTDIPVPPSSSRIGVYLDHRAGTLSFYSVSDTISLLHRVQTTFTQPLYPGYWVSLGSSVKLCDL